In one Methylocaldum szegediense genomic region, the following are encoded:
- a CDS encoding response regulator, whose product MNPKITVMLVDDHAVVRAGYRLLLSQSENIEVVCEAERGEEACQFYTEWQPDVVVMDLSLPGIGGLASIRRISSRDPGAKVLVFSIHDELVYVLRALEAGAKGYITKSSAPETLVEAVKKVAGGETYVEPEIAQKLLAQTIAGKDAATDLNALSAREFDVFCLLAKGYTTREVADELRLSYKTVGNYTTLIKNKLNVSTTAEMARLAYQYGLLKA is encoded by the coding sequence ATGAATCCGAAAATCACTGTTATGTTAGTCGATGACCATGCCGTGGTTCGCGCGGGCTATCGACTCTTGCTGTCCCAAAGCGAGAATATCGAAGTCGTCTGCGAAGCCGAACGCGGCGAAGAAGCCTGCCAGTTCTATACCGAGTGGCAGCCCGATGTCGTCGTCATGGACCTAAGCCTTCCGGGAATAGGCGGACTCGCTTCGATTCGCCGCATCTCTAGCCGCGATCCAGGCGCCAAGGTACTGGTATTCAGCATTCACGACGAGCTGGTCTATGTGCTCAGAGCACTGGAGGCCGGAGCCAAGGGCTACATCACCAAGAGCAGCGCTCCCGAAACTTTGGTCGAAGCGGTGAAAAAAGTGGCCGGCGGAGAAACCTATGTGGAACCGGAAATCGCTCAGAAACTCCTGGCGCAAACCATTGCTGGAAAGGATGCGGCCACAGATCTGAACGCGCTTTCGGCGCGCGAATTCGACGTGTTCTGCCTGCTGGCCAAAGGCTACACGACGCGGGAGGTCGCCGACGAACTCCGTCTCAGCTATAAAACTGTCGGCAATTACACAACCCTGATCAAAAACAAACTCAATGTGAGCACCACCGCGGAAATGGCTCGGCTCGCTTACCAGTACGGACTGCTGAAAGCCTAA
- a CDS encoding ATP-binding protein: protein MHESLSLRFRLNLMIVLTMLAILGLGTLFAIHNARRSVAEEIDSTVNLALQLIEIGLSENRSSADSLGNWFSQLNRLDKTRHLRIEVRQTSNPADGRTFGQPQVEPTLIDLAARRNQHTAKVPGWFAWAVRPGSIVAEKRVETAGNDAMSILIEANPEDEIAEAWSEAIGFLILIAVLAATIYALVHITVGRALRCVDVILDGLEDIERGDYGRRLPGFSLPEFNRISQAFNHMASTLEKARDDNRALTQQSLAIQEEERRYLAQELHDELGQSLSAIKIMAASLRKRDGRPQDNDALERIMAICDRLFGVVRGMMRRLRPLMLDELGLIASLEDLIESWRSRNPGVNLHFECDDNIEERAGTAKIHLFRIVQECLTNIVKHAEADSVQIELRIKENEEIEQHARSWIQLRIGDNGRGFDSNQPRRGFGLLGIRERVASLGGQFQLRTKPGEGVSLEVCVPCGDVFP, encoded by the coding sequence ATGCACGAGAGTCTTAGCTTACGTTTTCGCCTGAACCTGATGATCGTGCTGACCATGCTTGCGATACTTGGCTTGGGCACCCTGTTCGCCATTCACAACGCCCGCCGATCGGTGGCGGAGGAAATCGACTCCACGGTCAATCTAGCGCTGCAATTGATCGAAATCGGCTTATCGGAGAACCGGAGCTCTGCGGATTCCCTCGGAAACTGGTTCTCTCAACTGAACAGACTAGACAAGACCCGGCATCTCCGAATTGAGGTACGCCAGACTTCCAATCCAGCCGATGGACGCACGTTTGGACAACCGCAGGTCGAACCCACTCTCATCGACCTGGCTGCGAGGCGGAATCAGCACACCGCCAAAGTACCCGGCTGGTTTGCCTGGGCAGTCAGACCCGGGTCCATCGTTGCCGAAAAACGCGTCGAAACCGCCGGCAACGATGCCATGAGCATTCTCATCGAAGCCAACCCGGAAGATGAAATCGCCGAAGCTTGGAGCGAGGCTATCGGTTTCTTGATTCTGATCGCGGTGTTGGCAGCAACCATCTACGCCCTTGTCCATATAACCGTAGGGCGAGCCTTGCGGTGCGTCGACGTCATTCTGGATGGTCTCGAAGATATTGAGCGAGGCGATTACGGAAGGCGATTGCCGGGCTTTTCTTTACCGGAATTCAATCGGATTTCCCAAGCCTTCAACCACATGGCCTCGACCCTGGAAAAAGCTCGCGACGACAATCGTGCGCTTACACAACAATCCCTGGCGATCCAGGAAGAAGAACGACGCTATCTGGCTCAGGAGCTTCACGATGAACTCGGCCAGTCATTGAGCGCGATAAAGATCATGGCCGCCTCTTTACGGAAACGCGACGGCCGTCCTCAAGATAACGATGCACTCGAGCGCATCATGGCCATTTGTGATCGCCTTTTTGGCGTGGTACGCGGAATGATGCGTCGTCTGCGCCCTCTCATGCTCGATGAATTAGGGCTGATCGCTTCGTTGGAAGATCTGATCGAAAGCTGGAGAAGTCGCAATCCCGGCGTTAACCTGCACTTTGAATGCGATGACAATATCGAAGAGCGCGCTGGCACGGCTAAGATTCACCTGTTCCGCATTGTTCAGGAATGCCTTACGAATATCGTCAAGCACGCTGAAGCCGACAGCGTTCAGATCGAGCTTCGGATTAAAGAGAATGAAGAGATTGAACAGCATGCCCGAAGCTGGATTCAGCTCAGAATCGGCGATAACGGACGTGGATTTGATTCGAATCAACCTAGACGCGGTTTCGGCTTACTCGGCATTCGTGAGCGAGTTGCGAGCCTCGGCGGGCAGTTCCAACTCCGAACCAAGCCCGGCGAAGGCGTGTCTCTCGAAGTCTGCGTACCGTGCGGAGATGTATTTCCATGA
- a CDS encoding methanol/ethanol family PQQ-dependent dehydrogenase — MQKRKLAVAVSGALMAGGLMAVSGTGSANDALIELSKDDRNWVMQTKDYSATHYSKLTQINVDNVHHLKVAWTFSTGVLHGHEGGPLVVDGIMYVHTPFPNNVFALDLNDPGKIIWQYKPKQNPAARAVACCDVVNRGLAYVPAGDHGPAKIFLNQLDGHIVALNAKTGEEIWKMENSDISVGSTLTVAPFVVKDKVLVGSSGAELGVRGYVTAYNIKDGKMEWRAYATGPDEDLLLDKSFNIHNPHYGQFGLGLSTWEGDAWKIGGGTNWGWYAYDPKLDLVYYGSGNPAPWNETMRPGDNKWTMTIWARDPDTGLAKFGYQKTPHDEWDYAGVNYMGLSEQEVDGKITPLLTHPDRNGIVYTLNRETGELVNAFKIDETVNWVKKVDLKTGLPIRDPEYGTRMDHVTKGICPSAMGYHNQGIESYDPDKKLFFMGVNHICMDWEPFMLPYRAGQFFVGATLNMYPGPKGTLGQVKAMNSVTGQIVWEIPEKFAVWGGTLATAGNLVFYGTLDGYIKALDSRDGKEVWKFKLPSGVIGHPITYMHNGRQYVAIYSGVGGWPGVGLVFDLKDPTAGLGAVGAFKELANHTQMGGAVFVFSL; from the coding sequence ATGCAAAAACGCAAATTAGCGGTAGCCGTCAGCGGCGCTCTGATGGCTGGAGGGCTCATGGCCGTTTCCGGCACCGGCTCCGCGAACGACGCACTTATCGAATTGTCGAAGGACGACCGGAACTGGGTCATGCAGACCAAGGACTACAGTGCCACTCACTATTCCAAGTTGACTCAAATCAATGTGGATAACGTGCACCATCTCAAGGTGGCCTGGACGTTCTCTACGGGTGTTCTGCATGGTCACGAGGGAGGTCCGTTGGTGGTGGACGGCATCATGTATGTCCATACCCCGTTCCCCAACAACGTGTTCGCGCTCGACCTCAATGACCCGGGCAAGATTATTTGGCAGTACAAGCCCAAGCAGAATCCGGCGGCCCGCGCCGTGGCGTGCTGCGACGTGGTGAACCGTGGTCTCGCCTATGTACCAGCTGGCGACCATGGTCCGGCCAAGATTTTCCTGAACCAGTTGGACGGTCACATCGTCGCTCTCAACGCCAAGACCGGCGAAGAAATTTGGAAGATGGAGAACTCCGACATCTCCGTCGGTTCGACCCTCACCGTCGCTCCCTTTGTGGTGAAGGATAAAGTGCTGGTGGGTAGCTCGGGCGCCGAGCTGGGCGTGCGTGGCTACGTTACGGCCTACAACATCAAGGACGGCAAAATGGAGTGGCGCGCCTATGCGACCGGTCCGGACGAAGATTTGTTGTTGGACAAATCGTTCAATATTCACAACCCGCATTACGGTCAATTCGGTCTAGGTCTCTCGACCTGGGAAGGCGATGCCTGGAAGATCGGCGGCGGTACCAACTGGGGTTGGTATGCCTATGATCCGAAGCTGGACTTGGTCTACTACGGTTCGGGTAACCCGGCGCCGTGGAACGAGACCATGCGGCCTGGGGACAATAAGTGGACCATGACGATCTGGGCACGCGACCCCGATACCGGCTTGGCCAAATTCGGCTACCAGAAAACGCCGCATGATGAATGGGATTACGCCGGTGTCAATTACATGGGTCTGTCCGAGCAGGAAGTGGACGGCAAGATTACGCCGCTCCTGACCCACCCCGATCGTAACGGTATCGTCTATACCCTGAATCGCGAAACAGGCGAGCTGGTCAACGCGTTCAAGATCGACGAGACCGTGAACTGGGTGAAAAAGGTCGATCTGAAGACCGGTTTGCCGATCCGCGATCCGGAATACGGCACCCGCATGGACCATGTCACCAAGGGTATTTGCCCGTCGGCCATGGGGTATCACAACCAGGGTATCGAGTCTTACGATCCCGACAAGAAGCTGTTCTTCATGGGCGTAAACCACATCTGTATGGATTGGGAACCGTTCATGCTGCCGTATCGTGCGGGTCAGTTCTTTGTCGGAGCGACTTTGAACATGTACCCCGGACCTAAGGGTACCTTGGGTCAGGTCAAGGCGATGAACTCGGTGACCGGCCAGATCGTGTGGGAAATCCCGGAGAAGTTCGCAGTTTGGGGTGGTACCTTGGCGACCGCCGGCAACCTGGTGTTCTACGGCACCCTCGACGGGTACATCAAGGCCCTGGATTCGCGTGACGGCAAGGAAGTCTGGAAATTCAAGTTGCCCTCGGGCGTTATCGGGCATCCGATCACCTATATGCACAACGGCAGACAGTACGTAGCGATCTACTCGGGCGTCGGCGGCTGGCCGGGTGTGGGGCTGGTGTTCGACTTGAAGGATCCGACGGCAGGACTCGGTGCGGTCGGAGCGTTCAAGGAGCTGGCCAATCACACGCAAATGGGTGGAGCGGTGTTCGTGTTCTCCCTGTAG
- the moxJ gene encoding methanol oxidation system protein MoxJ, whose product MRFTRIVLLACVFLGAWAGETVAAEPLKVCAAENELPYSDKEGKGFENKLAELIGQELGRPLEYVWWQDPRFFIRDQLERGLCDVVIGVDTGDPRMLTSKPYYRSGYVFIYRKDKGVEVTDWDSEFLKKAGRIAFVPDTPADTMLKKVGRFYDQFNYLQSLVGFKSRRNQYVRYDPEKLVREVESGNADLAVLWGPQAARYVKNASKPLEMKVIPDHQTRSDGEKVPHHFSTSVGVRKGQEALLADIDRVLKKREKDIRAVLKAEGIPLLPLSETGATAAKGEDKKRTPG is encoded by the coding sequence ATGCGTTTTACGCGCATCGTACTTTTGGCTTGTGTGTTTCTCGGCGCATGGGCTGGCGAAACCGTGGCCGCGGAACCCCTCAAGGTCTGCGCTGCGGAAAACGAGCTCCCCTATTCGGATAAGGAAGGCAAGGGTTTCGAGAATAAATTGGCGGAACTCATCGGCCAGGAACTGGGACGGCCGCTCGAATATGTCTGGTGGCAGGATCCGCGCTTTTTCATCCGGGATCAGCTGGAGCGGGGTTTGTGTGACGTGGTGATCGGCGTCGATACCGGCGACCCGCGTATGTTGACGTCGAAGCCTTATTATCGTTCCGGCTACGTGTTCATTTATCGGAAAGACAAGGGCGTGGAAGTCACCGATTGGGACAGCGAGTTTCTGAAGAAGGCTGGGCGCATCGCGTTCGTGCCGGATACCCCTGCGGACACCATGCTGAAAAAAGTCGGGCGCTTCTACGACCAGTTCAATTACCTACAGTCTCTCGTCGGTTTCAAGTCGCGCCGTAACCAATACGTCCGGTACGATCCGGAGAAGCTGGTTCGCGAAGTGGAATCCGGCAACGCGGACTTGGCGGTTCTTTGGGGTCCACAGGCTGCGCGTTATGTCAAGAACGCGAGCAAACCGCTGGAAATGAAGGTGATTCCGGATCACCAGACGCGCTCGGATGGCGAGAAGGTTCCGCACCACTTCTCGACTTCGGTCGGTGTGCGGAAAGGCCAGGAAGCCTTGCTTGCGGACATCGATCGGGTCTTGAAGAAGCGAGAGAAGGATATTCGCGCGGTGCTCAAAGCGGAGGGGATTCCATTGTTGCCGCTGTCCGAGACGGGAGCGACTGCCGCGAAGGGCGAAGACAAGAAACGAACGCCAGGCTGA
- the moxG gene encoding cytochrome c(L), periplasmic — MKLKTCMAAFAVGAAFFSVAAYAEVTFRHAITGEVLDLNGGKAGGDTDAVKQFKETGKNPYNGDKEAIEKGHSLFLTACSGCHGHEAEGKLGPGLGDDYWTYPRAATDVGLFEVLWGGAQGMMGPQNNNLNADEMLQIMAWIRSIYKGDPAKAEWLK; from the coding sequence ATGAAATTGAAAACCTGTATGGCTGCGTTCGCCGTGGGCGCAGCCTTCTTTTCGGTAGCCGCCTATGCGGAAGTAACCTTCCGGCACGCCATCACCGGCGAAGTGCTGGATCTCAACGGCGGCAAGGCCGGAGGAGACACGGATGCCGTCAAACAATTCAAGGAAACCGGCAAGAATCCCTACAACGGCGACAAGGAAGCTATCGAAAAAGGCCATAGTCTGTTTCTCACTGCCTGCTCCGGGTGCCATGGGCACGAAGCGGAAGGCAAACTCGGGCCGGGACTCGGAGACGATTATTGGACCTATCCGAGGGCGGCAACGGACGTCGGCTTGTTCGAAGTTCTTTGGGGCGGCGCTCAAGGCATGATGGGGCCTCAGAACAACAACCTCAATGCCGACGAGATGCTGCAGATCATGGCTTGGATTCGGAGTATCTATAAAGGCGACCCGGCCAAGGCCGAGTGGCTCAAATGA
- a CDS encoding methanol dehydrogenase [cytochrome c] subunit, whose translation MKTRTLVFSVGLLSLAAFGANAYDGTNCKAPGNCWEPKPGYPEKVAGSKYDPKHDPVELNKQQEAIKAMEARNQKRWEHFKNTGKFVYKVD comes from the coding sequence ATGAAAACTCGTACTCTGGTCTTCAGCGTCGGACTACTGTCCCTCGCGGCGTTCGGTGCCAACGCCTACGACGGCACGAACTGCAAGGCACCGGGCAATTGCTGGGAGCCGAAACCCGGTTATCCGGAAAAAGTCGCCGGAAGCAAGTACGATCCCAAGCACGATCCGGTCGAGCTGAACAAGCAGCAGGAAGCGATCAAAGCGATGGAAGCTCGCAACCAAAAGCGTTGGGAGCATTTCAAGAACACTGGGAAGTTCGTCTACAAGGTGGATTGA
- a CDS encoding AAA family ATPase — MHSEQLLADWRDKAIRFESEIEKAIIGQPRAIRLMTIAVFSRGHVLLEGNVGVGKTTLLRAVSIAIGGEYERIEGTIDLMPADLIYYTYLDEKGRPRVDPGPVLRHGERLSTFFFNEINRARPQVHSLLLRIMAERSVSAFNREFRFPYLQVFADRNRVEKEETFELPAAARDRFLLEIAMDYPGDDDILDQLTFDPRFHDVDRLLSAVTQGVLPYRELDTVAAAIQNDIQASPTLRAYTRDLWRASHEPDRFGISLPDVDMSELIQAGASPRGMSYLVRAARVHAWLQGRDRVIPEDVQAVFYPAMAHRVFLKPAYEYRRDELVPGLVEKILHSIAAP; from the coding sequence ATGCATTCCGAACAACTTCTGGCCGACTGGCGCGACAAGGCTATTCGCTTCGAGTCGGAAATCGAGAAAGCCATCATCGGCCAGCCGCGTGCGATCCGGCTCATGACCATCGCGGTATTCTCGCGAGGGCACGTCTTGCTGGAGGGTAATGTCGGCGTGGGTAAGACGACGCTGCTTAGGGCGGTGTCGATCGCCATCGGAGGGGAATACGAACGGATCGAAGGGACCATCGATCTGATGCCAGCCGATTTGATCTATTACACGTACCTCGACGAAAAAGGCCGTCCGCGTGTCGATCCCGGTCCGGTGCTGAGGCATGGGGAGCGGCTGTCGACCTTTTTCTTCAACGAGATCAACCGCGCACGTCCTCAGGTTCATTCGCTGTTGCTACGCATCATGGCGGAGCGCAGCGTGAGCGCGTTCAACCGCGAGTTCCGGTTTCCCTATCTCCAGGTTTTCGCGGACCGTAACCGAGTCGAAAAAGAAGAAACCTTCGAGTTGCCGGCCGCGGCTCGGGATCGGTTCCTGCTCGAGATCGCGATGGATTATCCGGGCGATGACGATATCCTGGATCAGCTCACCTTCGATCCTCGGTTTCACGACGTGGACCGCCTACTCAGTGCGGTCACGCAAGGCGTGTTGCCGTATCGGGAGTTGGATACAGTCGCGGCGGCGATCCAGAACGACATCCAGGCGAGCCCGACGCTTCGCGCCTACACGCGCGATTTGTGGCGCGCGAGTCACGAACCGGATCGGTTCGGGATCTCCTTGCCCGATGTCGATATGTCGGAGTTGATCCAGGCTGGGGCGAGTCCCCGCGGTATGAGCTATCTCGTTCGCGCTGCCCGCGTCCATGCTTGGCTGCAGGGCCGTGACCGGGTCATCCCTGAGGACGTTCAAGCCGTTTTCTATCCGGCGATGGCTCATCGAGTGTTCCTGAAGCCTGCCTATGAATACCGGCGCGACGAACTGGTGCCGGGATTGGTGGAAAAGATCCTCCATTCGATCGCGGCTCCGTGA
- a CDS encoding DUF58 domain-containing protein: protein MIKPAEEFHYRVSWRSDAVRPGFHSSRRSGPGERFHGLAPLLKHPDPRRIDLRASVLDPFENYAVRIYEQRSAIKVFAIVDLSASMGFQGTVSKMEMLADFLGSLALSAYRTGDALGIIGCSDKIHDDFSLPLCRHPSMALNLVARLRRYRPKGGNARALADAARRLPTSRSLVFLVSDFHMPLALVKRILVTLGPHDVVPIVFWDLKEEGGDEALGFRRMRDLEDGSERLLLLRPTLRARLEESYRDRRERLAHLFLSHGREPLFLEKGFKAEYLTRYFQRAV from the coding sequence ATGATCAAACCGGCCGAGGAATTCCATTACCGCGTGTCCTGGCGCTCGGACGCTGTAAGGCCCGGGTTTCATTCGAGCCGCCGCTCGGGCCCCGGTGAACGGTTTCATGGGTTGGCACCGCTCCTCAAACACCCGGATCCGCGCCGTATCGATCTCAGAGCCAGCGTACTCGACCCCTTCGAGAACTATGCCGTTCGTATCTACGAGCAGCGCAGCGCCATTAAGGTGTTTGCTATCGTCGATCTGTCGGCGTCGATGGGGTTTCAGGGAACGGTTTCCAAGATGGAAATGCTGGCGGATTTCCTGGGTTCCTTGGCCCTGTCGGCCTACCGTACCGGCGACGCCCTGGGCATCATCGGCTGTTCCGACAAGATTCACGACGATTTTTCCTTACCGCTTTGCCGCCACCCCTCGATGGCTTTGAACTTGGTGGCTCGATTGCGCCGCTATCGGCCCAAGGGGGGTAACGCCCGCGCACTGGCGGATGCCGCGAGACGCCTGCCGACGTCACGCTCACTGGTTTTTCTGGTTTCCGATTTTCATATGCCTTTGGCCTTGGTCAAGCGCATTCTGGTCACCTTGGGACCGCACGACGTCGTGCCGATCGTGTTCTGGGACTTGAAAGAAGAAGGTGGTGACGAGGCACTAGGCTTTCGCCGCATGCGGGATCTGGAAGACGGTTCCGAGCGCTTGTTGCTGTTGCGGCCTACGCTTCGCGCGCGGTTGGAAGAGTCCTACCGTGACCGCCGCGAACGTCTAGCCCATCTTTTCTTGAGCCATGGGCGCGAGCCTTTGTTTCTCGAAAAGGGATTCAAGGCGGAATATCTCACCCGATACTTTCAGCGGGCCGTATGA
- a CDS encoding vWA domain-containing protein, whose amino-acid sequence MTLAFDHPWMLPLLVLALLPLMRSPVTASETPWNALLPVDVSSRVWSALIKLMGVVAIAGLVLGLAGLHRKEYTVDRVGKGAHIVLLLDRSQSMDHSFAGRTPSGAEEAKSVVAERLLSDFVRERENDRTGVAAFSTSPLFVLPLTDNREAVLAAVHALRKPALAQTHIGKGLLLALSYFTGQALTGSRIVLLVSDGAAVVDPDSEQKLRKLFKEYQIRLYWIFLRTLGSPGIFEIPEDPRDDNASSRPERYLHLFFESLGIPYKAYEAENPAAVREAIAEIDRIESLPIHYQARIPRLDLTPFCYGAAGLALLLLVGVKLAEAEPWDKA is encoded by the coding sequence ATGACACTGGCATTCGATCATCCGTGGATGTTACCGCTCTTGGTGTTGGCGCTGTTACCGTTGATGCGTTCGCCGGTAACGGCGTCGGAGACCCCTTGGAACGCCCTCTTGCCCGTCGATGTCTCGTCCCGAGTTTGGAGCGCGCTGATCAAACTCATGGGCGTTGTCGCCATCGCCGGTCTGGTGTTGGGGCTCGCCGGTCTGCACAGGAAAGAATATACCGTCGATCGGGTGGGAAAGGGGGCCCATATCGTGTTGCTGCTGGATCGAAGCCAGAGCATGGATCACAGCTTCGCGGGACGCACGCCGTCCGGTGCCGAAGAAGCCAAGTCCGTGGTCGCCGAGCGACTCCTTTCGGATTTCGTCCGCGAGCGGGAGAACGATAGAACCGGGGTGGCGGCATTCAGCACCAGCCCTTTGTTCGTCCTGCCGTTGACGGACAACCGCGAGGCCGTTCTCGCCGCCGTGCACGCCTTGCGCAAACCCGCTCTCGCCCAGACCCATATCGGCAAAGGATTGCTGCTCGCCCTGTCGTATTTCACCGGTCAGGCGCTTACCGGATCGCGTATCGTGCTCTTGGTATCGGACGGGGCAGCGGTGGTCGATCCGGACAGCGAACAGAAGCTGCGCAAGCTGTTCAAGGAATACCAGATCCGTCTCTACTGGATCTTCCTACGTACGCTCGGGAGTCCGGGCATTTTCGAAATACCGGAAGATCCCCGCGACGACAATGCGAGCAGCCGCCCCGAGCGCTATTTGCACCTGTTTTTCGAAAGCCTCGGCATTCCGTACAAGGCGTACGAGGCGGAAAACCCAGCGGCCGTACGTGAGGCCATCGCCGAAATCGATCGCATCGAGAGTTTGCCCATTCATTATCAGGCGCGCATCCCGCGCTTGGATCTGACGCCGTTTTGCTATGGCGCGGCCGGTCTTGCGCTTCTGTTGCTGGTCGGTGTGAAACTTGCGGAAGCGGAGCCATGGGACAAAGCCTAA
- a CDS encoding VWA domain-containing protein yields MRLLRHARDPRFLCAVMAFVCVAIALFYPTLKLSRPVFDHIIVVDITRSMNVTDYRIGDRPTSRLEMVKSAMRSALRELPCDSRLGLGLFTGRQSFLLFEPIEVCSGFEAIDTAMERIDWRMAWDADSRIADGLYDALTHLQDLNANLVFVTDGHEAPPLNPRYKREFDSVKGKLKGIVIGAGGLNLSPIPKFNERGEAIGFYSEEDVPHRSTFGLPPKPPSEIEGYHARNAPFGSELVIGTEHLSSLKEDYLRGLAEEAGLLYSRLENLEDLGRALQHSEFARFETVASDIRWLPAGLALAALVVLYGVLPFKLR; encoded by the coding sequence TTGAGGCTCCTGAGACACGCGCGCGACCCACGTTTCCTCTGTGCCGTAATGGCTTTTGTGTGTGTCGCGATAGCGCTCTTTTATCCCACCCTGAAGTTGTCGAGACCGGTGTTCGATCACATCATCGTGGTCGACATCACCCGAAGCATGAACGTGACCGATTACCGGATCGGCGATCGACCGACCTCTCGTCTGGAGATGGTCAAGTCGGCCATGCGTTCGGCCTTACGGGAATTGCCCTGCGATTCTAGGCTGGGGCTCGGGCTTTTCACCGGGCGGCAATCTTTTCTCCTGTTCGAGCCTATCGAAGTCTGCAGCGGCTTCGAAGCCATCGATACCGCCATGGAGCGCATCGATTGGCGCATGGCCTGGGATGCCGATAGCCGCATCGCCGACGGGCTCTACGACGCGTTGACTCACCTTCAGGATTTGAACGCGAATTTGGTTTTCGTGACTGACGGCCATGAGGCTCCGCCGCTCAATCCACGCTACAAGCGCGAGTTCGATTCGGTCAAGGGCAAGCTCAAAGGGATCGTCATCGGCGCAGGCGGGCTGAATCTGTCGCCGATCCCGAAGTTCAACGAACGCGGCGAAGCCATCGGCTTTTACTCGGAGGAAGACGTCCCTCACCGGTCTACCTTCGGTTTGCCTCCCAAACCACCGTCGGAGATCGAAGGGTATCACGCACGCAACGCCCCGTTCGGCAGCGAACTGGTCATCGGTACCGAACATCTGTCCTCACTCAAGGAAGACTATCTGCGCGGGCTGGCGGAGGAGGCCGGGCTTCTCTATAGCCGGCTGGAAAACCTCGAGGATTTGGGCAGAGCCTTACAACACTCCGAATTCGCCCGTTTCGAAACGGTCGCCTCCGACATCCGGTGGCTACCGGCGGGGCTCGCCCTGGCGGCTCTGGTCGTGCTTTACGGCGTATTGCCGTTCAAGCTCCGCTAA
- a CDS encoding SRPBCC family protein, with product MKMIFAVLSVLGLAFASEVSAHGPTPQKVVESIVIDRPIEKVWDKVKDFGAIGQWNPALSKSEAQGGNQPGDKRTLVFQNGEQLVEELDFYDEKTYEYDYRLKDVNVKALPASSYSAVLKLTPEGQGTKVEWKSRLYRGDTSNFPPDDLNDEAAVQAMQTFFKTGLENLKRIVESEN from the coding sequence ATGAAAATGATTTTTGCTGTCTTGTCGGTGCTGGGTTTGGCTTTCGCTAGCGAAGTTTCGGCCCACGGCCCCACGCCTCAAAAAGTCGTCGAATCGATCGTGATCGATCGGCCGATCGAAAAAGTCTGGGACAAGGTCAAGGATTTCGGCGCCATCGGCCAATGGAATCCGGCGCTCTCGAAAAGCGAGGCGCAAGGCGGTAATCAGCCCGGCGACAAACGCACCCTGGTGTTCCAGAACGGCGAGCAACTGGTGGAGGAGCTCGATTTTTACGACGAAAAAACCTACGAGTACGACTACCGGCTGAAGGACGTCAACGTCAAGGCTTTGCCGGCAAGCTCCTATTCGGCGGTCTTGAAGCTGACACCGGAGGGGCAGGGTACCAAGGTGGAATGGAAAAGCCGCCTCTACCGAGGCGATACCAGCAATTTCCCGCCGGACGATCTGAACGACGAAGCGGCCGTTCAAGCCATGCAGACTTTCTTCAAGACCGGCCTCGAAAATCTCAAACGCATTGTTGAATCCGAGAATTGA